The region GCCATGGCCGGCATCCGCCAGTCCTCCGCCGACATTTCGAAAATCATCAAGACCATCGACGAGATCGCGTTTCAGACCAACATCCTCGCGCTGAACGCCGCCGTCGAAGCCGCCCGCGCCGGCGAGGCCGGCGCCGGTTTCGCCGTCGTCGCCGACGAAGTCCGCACGCTCGCCCAGCGTTGCGCCGTCGCCGCCAAGGAGACCAACGAGAAGATCACCGACGCCACCCAGCGCAGCGAGCAGGGCGCCGTCCTCTCCTCCAGCGTCACGCAAAGCCTCCAGGAAATCGTCGGAAAGTCGCGCGAAGTCGACCGCCTCGTCGCCGAAGTCGCCACCGCCTCCCGCGAACAAAGCGCCGGCCTCGAACAGGTGAACACCGCCGTCACGCAAATGGACAAGGTCACCCAATCCAACGCCGCCAGCGCCGAGGAAGCCGCCAGCGCCGCCGAAGAACTCAACGCGCAATCGCACGAGCTCCGCCACGCCGCCGAAGGCCTCGCCGCACTCGTCGGACTCACAACCCACGACGACGAACCCGTTCGCCCGGCCACCATGGCGACGCGGCCCGCCGCCAAGTCGACCGCCACCGCGAAAGCCACGGCGCGGAAGTCCAAGACGCCCGAGCCGGAGCCCGCCGACCTTCATTTTCGCTGATCAGGGGTGTTCAGCGACTGCGCCGCCGGTGCCCGCACGGGACCGGCGGCAAATATTTTCTCACTTCCCGTCGGAGAGCCGGGCCGCGAAAAAACCCGACACCACCGTCCAGGCCTCCGCGCTTTCGGGCAGCGCCGGATTCGCGAAGAAACAGTGACCCAGCCCGTCCCACACGTGCAGCCGGGCATCGACACCGACGCGCGTCAGCCGCCGGTGCGTATCCGCCGCCGCGCTCAACTCCGGCGCGCGCGTCGCCGTGAGCAACAGCGTCGGCGGAAAACGGCGCAGCGCCTCGTCCGACGCGATGGGCGAAAGCAACGGATCGTCGAACTTCGCGCCACCGTAGTAGAAACCTTCGTCGAGCGACGGCGGCGTGCTCAACTCGCGCAACGGCTTCTGCCACGACCAGCTGTCGCCGCCCCACTGCGCGTCCGCCGACGCGCCCATGATGGCGATGCCACCGGGCACCGGCAGCTCGTGTCGCTGAAACCACACCAGCGCCTGCGCCGCGAGCAAGCCGCCCGCCGAACAACCGTAGAGGCCGATCTCCGCCGCCCGATGATCGCGCAAAAGCGCGCGATAGGCACGCGCCACATCCTCGCTGGCCGCGGGAAATTTCGCCTCGGGCGCCTGCCGGTAGTCCATCGTGAACACATCGAAACCCGTCGCCGCCGCGACCGGGATCGATTCCGCCAAACCCATGCCCGCCGCACTGCCCACGAGGAATCCACCCGACGGCAGGTTCAACAGAACGGCGCGGCTCGCCTTGCCGTCGGCGCGTTGCTTCACCGCCGGACGCACCCAAAACCCGTGGACGCCGTCGAGTTCCGCTTCAACGAACGTGACCCCACTGCGCGCCGCGAGCGCCTCGGCGGCGCGCAGTCCGTCGCGTGCGATGGCGGCGCGCAAGGGCGTGATTTCGCCGTTTCGGATCTGCTGCTCGACGCTGGTAGTCTCCGGCCCGAGTCCGTCGCGCAATGTCCGTCGCGCCTCCGCGCTGAGATAGGGCGAGGGCGGCAACGTGTAGGATGGCACGCGGATGTTCTGCCCGTTGTCCTCTGCGCCGGCTCCGGCGCTCGCGTCCGCCGCGCACGCGAGCGCGAACCAGAATCCCAAACGACAGAACGGCGACGGAAAAGCGAAAGGACGGAAGGCCATCGGAAAGGGGGATGTGAACGCGGCATGCTGATCGCATTCGCGGAGCCGGCAAGCGCGGCCTTCCGCGCGATCCTCACTTCCGCGTCTTCACCGGCCGCGTCCGCGCCGGGAACAGCGTGCCGCAAATCTCGCACACCGTGCCGTCGCAGCCGTGCGCCGTGCAGTGATCGCGGCCGTAGTAGATGATCCGCAGGTGCAGCGGATTCCACTCCTCGCGCGGAAACAGCTTTTTCAAATCGCGCTCCGTTTGCTCGACGTTCGCGCCGCTCGTGAGTTTCCAACGCTGCGCGAGCCGATGGATGTGCGTGTCGACCGGGAACGCCGGCACGCCGAACGCCTGGCTCATCACCACCGACGCCGTCTTGTGTCCCACGCCGGGCAATTCCTCCAGCTCCTCGAAGGTCCGCGGCACTTCGCCGCCGTGTCGCTCGATCAACAATCGCGACAGCCCGCTGATCGCCTTCGCCTTCCGCGGCGAGAGCCCGCACGGCCGGATGATCTCCTGAATTTTCGCCACCGGCACGTGCTGCATCGCCGCCGGATTGTCGGCGACGCGCCACAAGTGCGGCGTCACCTCGTTGACGCGCTTGTCGGTGCACTGCGCCGAAAGCAGCACGGCGACGAGCAGCGTGTAGGCGTCGCGATGCTCGAGCGGGATCGGCGGCGCGGGATAGAGCTCCGCCAAACGCCCCGCGACGTAATCGGCGCGCGCCTGCTTCGAGGAAAAATCCCGTCCGCTCGCGCGGCCCGCGTGCCCGCCGCTCATTTCGCCTCCGCCGGCGGCGTGAACTTGAACGGCAGCTCCGCCTTGCTCTCCACCGCGACGCCGGCCTTCACCGGCGGCAGGAAGCGCCACAGCCGCACCGCCGCGAGCGCGGACTCGCCGAATTCCGGCGCCGTCGCCGAAGCGACCTCCGCGCTGAGCACCAGGCCCGTGCGCGTCACGCGGAAGCGCACGACGGCCTCGCCCTGGATCTTGCTCTTGAAGAAAGCCCGGGGGTATTCCGGCGCCGGCCCGATGAACGGCCGCAGCGGCGCGTCGGTCACGCCTTCGAGTCGGCGGCTCACCATCCGATCGAGCACCTGATCGCGGAACAACGGCGGCTGCTCCGAGTGCAACAGCTCGCCGCCCTCGGAAAACAAGTGCAGCTGGAAGTGCCCCTCGCCCAGCTTGAAGCTCACCGGCACGTAAACCTGCACGGGGCGCGGGACGCGCGGCTCGAGTTGGCCGACCTCGTAGTAGAAGATGTATTTCCCCGCCTCGAGCTGCAGCTCGAGCACGAAGAACACGTCCTTGAGCTGGAACGGCGACTCGAACGTCGCGTGGAATTCGAACTGGTTGTTGATGTCGCCGCTGCCGCCATTGCTGTGGAGCGTCAGGTAGGTGCTCCGCGCCTGCACGTTGCGGACCGAGACGAAGAACGGGAGGAACTCCTTCGCGTCGAGCAGCCCCGCCTTCGCGCCGCGCGAAGCCTTGATCCGCTTGCCCTCAACCTCGATCTGCGGAATGCCGTCGCGCACCGCGCGCACGACCGCGATCTTGCCCTTGTGCTCCACGCACAGCAATTGCTGCGCTGGAGCGGTGATGCCGGTCAGCGCCGCCAGCGCGACGATGAACGTCCTGATGTTCTTCTTCACGCATACCGGTGTAGCGCGGCGCTTTTTGCCGGGCAAGCTGCAGAACAAGCGGCACGGCACACGTCCACTCCGATCCCGCGGCGACGCGCGATCCGGCGGCGACGGGCGGCACGCTTCGCTCCGCGCGCCCAGCGCGATTCAAGCGTGCCCGGACATCGGCGCCGCCCGGCGGCGCCACGCGACCCAACCGAGCATCGCGAGCCCAGCCAACGCGGCGGCGGCGGCGGGCTCGGGCACGGCGGACACGGCGCTGAGCTGACCAGCCGTCAGCGCCAGCGTGGCGGTGCCGAGGAACTCGCCGCCTCCGAGGCGCCATGACGTGACGTTCGCGAAATCGAAACCGCCGCTCGGAGTGAGGGCGGCCTGCACGGTGGCGAGGTTCGCACTGTCGAAGCTCGAGACGAGGAACGTGCCCGTGGCGCTCTCGCCGTGGCTGTCGAGGAGCGTGATCGAGAAGCTCGAGGCGGTGTTGGTGCCGGCATCGATCTGCGCGGTGAAGGCGAGCGCATCGTAGCCCGCGAGATTCCACGCGCCGGTGAACTCGGCGCCCATGGTGTCGTCGGTGCTGCCGACGAACGAATATACTCCGACCCCCGGCGTGCCGCTCCAATCGCCCAGGAACGTGGGCTGGGCGGCGGAAAAATCGTCGAGCGACACTTGGGCGAGTGCCGGGGCAACGAGGCCGAGGAAAGCGAGGATCGCGAAAAGAGCGCGGTTGTTCATGGATCAGTAAGGAAGCGGAAGGACGAATTCGGTGGTGCCGGCGGCAGCGCCGGGGCGTTGGATGAGGATCAGCGAGCCGGCGGGAACGGGGACGGAGTTGCTGACCGCGCCTCCGGAGAGCGCGATCCAGTTGCTGCCGTTGTAGACGTAGCCGGCCCAGGCGGTGCCGTTGTGGAGGTAGACAGCGTCGGCGGTGGTGGTGGTGCCGGAGCGCCAGCCACCAAGCCGGGTCTGGAACGCGAGGGCACCGAGCGTGGTGTCGGTCGGGAAGCCATGCGTGAGCGTGGTGGCGCCGGCGTTGGCCACGGGCTGGCGGTAGGCGGTGCCGAGGACGCGACCGGTGGCGGTCACGGTCTTCGCGGCGCCGCGGCGCAGGAGTGCAAAGCCGGAGCCGGGACGCAGCGTGGTGTCGTCGGCGTTCGCGGTGGCGGTGGAACGGCGCCAGCAACCGAGACCCGTATCGTAGAAATACGTGAGCGCGGTGCCGCCGGTGCGAATCTGGACGTTGTCGGCGTTCGCGGCGGTGGTGCCGCCCTGGAGCGTCGCGGCGCCGAAGAGCGTGCCGAGGGTGTCGAGCGCGACGAGTTCGAAGGTGTCGCCGACAGCCACGCCGAGCGCGTTGAGGTCGGCGTTCTTGAGCGTGAGCGTCGTGGCGGTGTTGCCGGCGATGTCGACGAGTTTGCCGGCGGCGTTGCCGCTGGTGAAACGCACGGCCCACGGCGCGGCGGGGGCGGCGAGCACGCCGGGGCTCCAGCCGCCGGAGGAGTGCGAGAGGGTCGTGGCGGTGAACGCGGCGATCTTGCCGCCCTTGATGCCACTGATCGGGCCGGACGCGTCGTCGAGCGGAATGCCGAAGGCGAGCGTGCCGCCGTTCGTAAGCGCGAAGTTCATGTAGCCGACGGGGACGGTCGCGGTGCCGCCAACGAGCAGACGGAAGAACTCCCGCGTCTGCGTGGCGGGCACCGACGCGACACGCGTCTCGGTGCTGGCGTTCGAGGATTCGATCGTCGTGGAGATGGTCGTCCACGTCGCCAGGTCGGTGGATTTCTGGACGATGGAGACGAGGTCGGTCGTCGCGACGGGGCGAGTGTAGCGGAAGACGAAGTTGCCGCCCTCGGACGTGCCGGTGGGAAGGACGGCGGAGCCGGCGACGGTCGGATCGGTTCCCAGGGCATATTCGAGGAGATTGGCGATGCCGTCGCCGTCCGGATCGGCGGCATCGGCGGCGGTGCCGGTGCTCGCGGTCACGCCGAAGTAGGTGTTGCGCCAGTTTTGCTGGACCGTGAGCACGGAGACGGCGGCGGCGGTGCTGGTGGCGGAGCCGCCAGAGTTGGTGACGACAACGTCGTAATCGCCGGCGTCGGCGAGCGTGACGCTGGAGAGAGTCAGCGACGCGGTGGCGGCGGTGGCATTGCCGGAGATGGGCTGGCCGCCCTTGCGCCACTGGTAAGTCAAGGCGTTGCCGGTGGCGGTGACAGTTAACGTGGCGCTCGCACCAACGGTGACATTGCGCGAGTTCGGCGAAAGCGTGATCGTGGGCGCGAGATCGGGCGTGCTGAAGCTGAAGTCGTCGATCGCGAGCGCGTGGTCGTTGCCGGAGTCGTTCGCGTCGGTCCAGCGGAGGACGAGCGTCTGGCCGGCGCCCCACGTGAGTCCGGTCACGGTGGCGCTGATCGCGGTGCGGTTGGCGTTGGCATTGCCGTCGAGCGCCGCGGCGGTGCTGCCGACGGTGGGCGAGGTGAACTTGAGCGCGGACGCGACGGTGAAGGTGCCGGCGTTGATGCTGGTGGCACCGACGCCGTATTCGAACGCCAGGTCCTGCGCGGCGGTGTTGCCGCCGTTGCGCCATTGTTCGCCGATGTAGCTGAGCGTGAATTGCGAGATCGCGCGGCCGGTGGTGTTCACCAGCACCAAGCCGAAGCGGGAGATGGTGCTGTTGCTCGAGATGGTGCCGAGCGCGCGATCGGAGACGGGATTGGCGCCGGCGACGCCGAAGGAATAAGCGCTGCCGGTGGTGCTGGTGCCGGTGCTGATGTTGAACAACGCATTCGCGCCGGTGCCGCCGAATTTCGCGAGGTGCCAGCCGCCGAGATCCATGGCGTTGAACGGCGCGCTGTCGAAGGCGTGCGGCCCCGCGCCGGTGAGCGTAAACGTGCCGCTGCCGGGCAGGGTGTCGAAATTCTGGGTATAGGAACCGCCGGCGTAGGCGACCTGGCCGGGGAGAATGGTCTTCAGCGTGAGCGCCGCGGCCGCGCTGGTGGGCAGGCCGATGCCGTTGCTGACCGTGACGGTGTAGCTGCCGAGGTCGGCATTGCTGACGTTGCCGACGCTCAGCGTGGCGGTGGCCGCGCCGGAGATGTTGCCACCGTCGGTGAGCGTGACGCCGTCCTTGCTCCACTGGTAGGTGAACGGCGTGGTGCCGCGCGCGGCGACGGTGAGCGTGGCGGTGCCGCCGGCGATCACGCTGGTGGCGGCAGGCGGCGTGACGATCGTCGGCGCCGCGGCGTTGACCTGCAGGGCGACGGCGACGCTCGTGGCGGAGTTCACGGAGTTGGTGACGACGACGTCGTAGAGGGCCGCGTCGGCGGACTGGACGTTCGTGAGCGTGAGCGTGGCGGAGGTGGCGCCGGAAACGTTGCCGCCATTGGAGAGCGGTTGCGTGTTTTTCCGCCACTGGTGGCCGAGCGTCGCCGAGCCGCTGGCGACGACGTTGAAGATCGCGGTGGTGCCCGCGGAGACCGTCTGTGCCGTCGGCGCAGTCGTGATCGATGGCGGGATGCCGGTGATGTCGAGCACCGCGGCGCTGCTGGTCGTCGAGCCGACGTTGTTGGTCACCGTCACGGTGTAGCTGCCGGTGTCGGTGGTCTGGACGGGATTGAACGTCAGCGAAGTGCCGGTGGCGCCGGGGATTTCCACGTCGTCCTTGGACCACTGGTAACTGAGCGGGGCATCGCCGGTGGCGGTGACGGAGAAGGTCACCGCGCCGCCGAGCGCGACGGTTTGCGAAGCCGGATGCGTCGCGATAACGGGCATGCCGCTGACGGTCTGGCCGTCGACTTTGGTGCGAAGGACGTTGGCCGTCGCCGAGGGTAGCGCGGTGAGGAACGTGAAGCCGGTGTCGGCCTCGATCTGCGCGATAGAGGTGACGTAGTTCGTCCAAGGATCGCTGCGGACGCCGGCGATGTTGGGAATTCTGATCGCGATCACACGCGTCGAGGAAGTGACGCGATCAATGGCCATTCCCGAACCCGTGGGCACGACGAGGACGATCTTCCAGACGTAACCGGGAATCCCCACCCCGCTGGCGATGGTGGAGCCGGTGAAGCCGCTGCCGCCACAGGTGATCAACAGTTCGTTACCCTGCGAGGCGAGCGTGCGGCAGTAGGTTTCAAAATTGGCCCACACGCCCTGATTGTTGTCCGGTGTCTGCGGGACCATGTTGGTCATGTAGAAAACGATCTTGTTGTTAGCCGCATCGATCGTGCGGTCCGCCGAGGGACACATGTGGCCGCGATCATAGCCGGAGCCGGAATAGTCGCCGGTGCCAACGACCGTGAAGCTGGCGGGCAGGTCGGGATCGACGGCGAAATTCGAACGCCCGCTTCCACCCACATCCTCGGTCGTGAGATCCCAGCTGACCCAGTTCGGCACGCGGCGAGTGTCGTTGTAATCCATCGCGTATTGATCGCGCTGGATCAGGTAATGGACGTGATCGCTCGTGGTGCCGGTCGCGTTGCTCGGGTTGCCGAGCTGCATTTGGTAGGCGACACCAATCTTCGCCTGCCCGGCGAGGGCGGAGAACCAAAGCGACGCGACCAGCGCCAGTGCGATCTGGGCGGCGGAACGGAGAGAGCGGAGGATCAACATGAGAGGAAAAGGAACTCGGAGGATTGCTTGCAGGACCAGTTTGGTGCCACGGCACGCTCAGCGGCGGGCAAAACGGCGGCGGACAATTGCGCCGACCAGCGCCAATCCGCCGAAAATCGCGGCATAGGTGGACGGCTCTGGGACGGCGGAGAGACTCGAGTAACCAAGATAGTTGTCGGTGCCGGCGACCGCGGCGTCGACGGTGGCGTTCGACACTTGCGTCCAGACCGACGAGTAGCTGGCGACGCTGGTGCCGGCGGTCAGATTGTAGCCCGCCGCGAGGGAGGTGCGAACGAAGGCGCGGTCGGCCCCCTCGTTGCCCGCGTTCGTGAAGCTCAGGGCATCGACGATTCGCGAGGTCGAGTAGCTCGCCTGATCGTTCCAGAGCACCAAGCTGTCGTTGCCGTTGAAGGCGGCGACGCCGGTCGTCGTGACATTGGCCGAGGAGGAGGCCCGCGGCAGCACCGCGCTGGAGTGGGCGATGAGAAACGAGCTTCCGGACGCGAGCGTGCCGATCAGCGCGAGGTTGGACGACGAGGTGGAACCGGACTTCCAGTTCTCGGCCGCCGCGTTCGAGTAGAGAGAAACAGTGTAGGCACTGAGATCGACGCTGGCGGCACCGACATTGGTGATTTCGAGCCACTTGTTGTTGCTCGCCCCCTCGTAGTATTGCGTGAAGACCAGCTGCGCGTGCAAGGTGCTGGCGAGCAGCGTGAGCAATCCGCCGAACTTGACGGCGAGATAAGAAAGACGGTTGAGATACATGGGAGACGAAGGCTGCGAGGCGCGCACCGCGTCGATCAATCCGCCCAGGTTACGAAGGCGTTGAGATCACGTGACGAATCTGAGCGCCGCAAACGCCCGTCGAGCAGCGCCGCTTTCGCCCCACGTATGGTCCTTAATGCCCGCGCGCCGCTCCAAATCTCTGTTGCGGGCCGCTCGGACCGGGTCCTAGGTTCGCGCATGGCATTGTCCCGCGAATCCCTCGCCCCGCTCGACACCTTTGAACGCCGCCACACCGGCTCTCCCACCGCCGAAGTCGCCGAAATGCTGCGCACGGTCGGCTACGAGTCGGTCGACGCCCTCGCCGACGCCGCCGTCCCGGCCAAGATCCGCCTGAAGCGCCCGCTGCGCCTGCCCGCCGCCACGGGCGAGCGCGAGGCCCTCGCCGAGCTCCGCGCGATCGCCGCGAAGAACAAGGTCTACCGCTCGTTCATCGGCCTCGGCTACTACGACACCGCCACGCCCGGCGTCATCCAGCGCAACATCCTCGAAAACCCCGCCTGGTATACCGCCTACACGCCGTATCAGGCCGAGATTTCCCAAGGCCGCCTCGAGGCGCTGCTGAATTACCAGACGCTCGTCACCGACCTCACCGGCCTCGAAATCGCCAACGCCTCCATGCTCGACGAAGGCACCGCCGCCGCCGAAGCCATGATGCTCGCCCACCGCGTGAAGCTCGGCGAAGCCGCCGGCGCCTCGACGTTCTTCGTCTCCGAACGCTGCCACCCGCAGACGATCGACATCGTCCGCACCCGCGCCAAGCCGCTCAACGTCACCGTCGTCGTCGGCAATCACGCGACCTTCGACTTCGCGGCGGGCAACGTCTTCGGCGTCCTCGTCCAATACCCGGACACCACCGGCAGCATCGTCGACTTCACCGCGTTCTTCGAGAAAGCCCACGCCGCCGGCGCGCTCTGCGTCGTCGCGACCGACCTCCTCGCGCTCACGTTGTTGAAAGCCCCCGGCCAATTCGGCGCCGACGTCGCCGTCGGCTCCGCGCAGCGCTTCGGCGTGCCGATGGGCTTCGGCGGACCGCACGCCGGCTTCCTCGCCACCAAGGACGCCTACAAGCGCCAGATGCCCGGCCGCCTCGTCGGCGTCTCCAAGGACGCCCAAGGCAACCCCGGCCTGCGCCTCGCCCTCGGCACGCGCGAGCAGCACATCCGCCGCGACAAGGCCACGTCCAACATCTGCACCGCGCAAGTCCTCCTCGCCGTCATGGCGTCGATGTATGCCGTCTATCACGGCCCAGAGGGCCTGAAGAAAATCGCCCAGCGCACGCGTTGCCTCACGCGACTCCTCGCCGACGCCCTCAAGACCACGCACGCCATCATCAACAGCGATCCGGTCTTCGACACGCTGACCGTCTCCGGCGTCAACGCCGCCGCGCTCCACGCCGCCGCCGACTCCGAGAAAATCAACCTCCGCCGCGTCGACGACACCACCGTCGGCATCTCCCTCGACGAGACCACCACCCTCGCGGAAGTCGAAACGCTCGCCGGCCTCTTCGGCGCCACGCTCAACCTCGAGGTCGAGCCCATCGGCTACGCGCCCACGCTCGCCCGCACCACGCCGTTCCTCACCGCCAAGGTGTTCAACAGCTACCACACCGAGCACGAGATGCTGCGCTACATCAAGCGCCTCGAGCTGAAGGACCTCTCGCTCGTCCACTCGATGATCTCGCTCGGCTCGTGCACGATGAAGCTCAACGCCACCGCCGAGATGTTCCCGGTCACGTGGCCCGAGTTCGGCCGCCTGCATCCGTTCGCGCCCGCCGAGCAATCGAAGGGCTACGCGAAGATGTTCAAGGATCTCGATAAATGGCTCAGCGAAATCACCGGCTTCGCCCAGGTCTCGCTCCAGCCCAACGCCGGCTCGCAGGGCGAATACGCCGGCCTCCTCGTCATCCGCGCCTACCACGAGTCGCGCGGCGAAGGTCACCGTAACATCTGCCTCATCCCGACGAGCGCGCACGGCACCAATCCCGCCAGCGCCGCCATGTGCGGCATGACGGTCGTCCCCGTCGCTTGCGACGCGTCCGGCAACATCGACGTCGCCGACCTGAAGGCGAAGGTCGAGCAACACGCCGCGAATCTCTCCGCCCTCATGGTC is a window of Opitutia bacterium DNA encoding:
- a CDS encoding alpha/beta hydrolase fold domain-containing protein, giving the protein MAFRPFAFPSPFCRLGFWFALACAADASAGAGAEDNGQNIRVPSYTLPPSPYLSAEARRTLRDGLGPETTSVEQQIRNGEITPLRAAIARDGLRAAEALAARSGVTFVEAELDGVHGFWVRPAVKQRADGKASRAVLLNLPSGGFLVGSAAGMGLAESIPVAAATGFDVFTMDYRQAPEAKFPAASEDVARAYRALLRDHRAAEIGLYGCSAGGLLAAQALVWFQRHELPVPGGIAIMGASADAQWGGDSWSWQKPLRELSTPPSLDEGFYYGGAKFDDPLLSPIASDEALRRFPPTLLLTATRAPELSAAADTHRRLTRVGVDARLHVWDGLGHCFFANPALPESAEAWTVVSGFFAARLSDGK
- the nth gene encoding endonuclease III, coding for MSGGHAGRASGRDFSSKQARADYVAGRLAELYPAPPIPLEHRDAYTLLVAVLLSAQCTDKRVNEVTPHLWRVADNPAAMQHVPVAKIQEIIRPCGLSPRKAKAISGLSRLLIERHGGEVPRTFEELEELPGVGHKTASVVMSQAFGVPAFPVDTHIHRLAQRWKLTSGANVEQTERDLKKLFPREEWNPLHLRIIYYGRDHCTAHGCDGTVCEICGTLFPARTRPVKTRK
- a CDS encoding energy transducer TonB translates to MKKNIRTFIVALAALTGITAPAQQLLCVEHKGKIAVVRAVRDGIPQIEVEGKRIKASRGAKAGLLDAKEFLPFFVSVRNVQARSTYLTLHSNGGSGDINNQFEFHATFESPFQLKDVFFVLELQLEAGKYIFYYEVGQLEPRVPRPVQVYVPVSFKLGEGHFQLHLFSEGGELLHSEQPPLFRDQVLDRMVSRRLEGVTDAPLRPFIGPAPEYPRAFFKSKIQGEAVVRFRVTRTGLVLSAEVASATAPEFGESALAAVRLWRFLPPVKAGVAVESKAELPFKFTPPAEAK
- a CDS encoding PEP-CTERM sorting domain-containing protein; the encoded protein is MNNRALFAILAFLGLVAPALAQVSLDDFSAAQPTFLGDWSGTPGVGVYSFVGSTDDTMGAEFTGAWNLAGYDALAFTAQIDAGTNTASSFSITLLDSHGESATGTFLVSSFDSANLATVQAALTPSGGFDFANVTSWRLGGGEFLGTATLALTAGQLSAVSAVPEPAAAAALAGLAMLGWVAWRRRAAPMSGHA
- a CDS encoding immunoglobulin domain-containing protein, with product MLILRSLRSAAQIALALVASLWFSALAGQAKIGVAYQMQLGNPSNATGTTSDHVHYLIQRDQYAMDYNDTRRVPNWVSWDLTTEDVGGSGRSNFAVDPDLPASFTVVGTGDYSGSGYDRGHMCPSADRTIDAANNKIVFYMTNMVPQTPDNNQGVWANFETYCRTLASQGNELLITCGGSGFTGSTIASGVGIPGYVWKIVLVVPTGSGMAIDRVTSSTRVIAIRIPNIAGVRSDPWTNYVTSIAQIEADTGFTFLTALPSATANVLRTKVDGQTVSGMPVIATHPASQTVALGGAVTFSVTATGDAPLSYQWSKDDVEIPGATGTSLTFNPVQTTDTGSYTVTVTNNVGSTTSSAAVLDITGIPPSITTAPTAQTVSAGTTAIFNVVASGSATLGHQWRKNTQPLSNGGNVSGATSATLTLTNVQSADAALYDVVVTNSVNSATSVAVALQVNAAAPTIVTPPAATSVIAGGTATLTVAARGTTPFTYQWSKDGVTLTDGGNISGAATATLSVGNVSNADLGSYTVTVSNGIGLPTSAAAALTLKTILPGQVAYAGGSYTQNFDTLPGSGTFTLTGAGPHAFDSAPFNAMDLGGWHLAKFGGTGANALFNISTGTSTTGSAYSFGVAGANPVSDRALGTISSNSTISRFGLVLVNTTGRAISQFTLSYIGEQWRNGGNTAAQDLAFEYGVGATSINAGTFTVASALKFTSPTVGSTAAALDGNANANRTAISATVTGLTWGAGQTLVLRWTDANDSGNDHALAIDDFSFSTPDLAPTITLSPNSRNVTVGASATLTVTATGNALTYQWRKGGQPISGNATAATASLTLSSVTLADAGDYDVVVTNSGGSATSTAAAVSVLTVQQNWRNTYFGVTASTGTAADAADPDGDGIANLLEYALGTDPTVAGSAVLPTGTSEGGNFVFRYTRPVATTDLVSIVQKSTDLATWTTISTTIESSNASTETRVASVPATQTREFFRLLVGGTATVPVGYMNFALTNGGTLAFGIPLDDASGPISGIKGGKIAAFTATTLSHSSGGWSPGVLAAPAAPWAVRFTSGNAAGKLVDIAGNTATTLTLKNADLNALGVAVGDTFELVALDTLGTLFGAATLQGGTTAANADNVQIRTGGTALTYFYDTGLGCWRRSTATANADDTTLRPGSGFALLRRGAAKTVTATGRVLGTAYRQPVANAGATTLTHGFPTDTTLGALAFQTRLGGWRSGTTTTADAVYLHNGTAWAGYVYNGSNWIALSGGAVSNSVPVPAGSLILIQRPGAAAGTTEFVLPLPY
- a CDS encoding lamin tail domain-containing protein, which gives rise to MYLNRLSYLAVKFGGLLTLLASTLHAQLVFTQYYEGASNNKWLEITNVGAASVDLSAYTVSLYSNAAAENWKSGSTSSSNLALIGTLASGSSFLIAHSSAVLPRASSSANVTTTGVAAFNGNDSLVLWNDQASYSTSRIVDALSFTNAGNEGADRAFVRTSLAAGYNLTAGTSVASYSSVWTQVSNATVDAAVAGTDNYLGYSSLSAVPEPSTYAAIFGGLALVGAIVRRRFARR
- the gcvP gene encoding aminomethyl-transferring glycine dehydrogenase, with protein sequence MALSRESLAPLDTFERRHTGSPTAEVAEMLRTVGYESVDALADAAVPAKIRLKRPLRLPAATGEREALAELRAIAAKNKVYRSFIGLGYYDTATPGVIQRNILENPAWYTAYTPYQAEISQGRLEALLNYQTLVTDLTGLEIANASMLDEGTAAAEAMMLAHRVKLGEAAGASTFFVSERCHPQTIDIVRTRAKPLNVTVVVGNHATFDFAAGNVFGVLVQYPDTTGSIVDFTAFFEKAHAAGALCVVATDLLALTLLKAPGQFGADVAVGSAQRFGVPMGFGGPHAGFLATKDAYKRQMPGRLVGVSKDAQGNPGLRLALGTREQHIRRDKATSNICTAQVLLAVMASMYAVYHGPEGLKKIAQRTRCLTRLLADALKTTHAIINSDPVFDTLTVSGVNAAALHAAADSEKINLRRVDDTTVGISLDETTTLAEVETLAGLFGATLNLEVEPIGYAPTLARTTPFLTAKVFNSYHTEHEMLRYIKRLELKDLSLVHSMISLGSCTMKLNATAEMFPVTWPEFGRLHPFAPAEQSKGYAKMFKDLDKWLSEITGFAQVSLQPNAGSQGEYAGLLVIRAYHESRGEGHRNICLIPTSAHGTNPASAAMCGMTVVPVACDASGNIDVADLKAKVEQHAANLSALMVTYPSTHGVFETAIRDICKIVHAAGGQVYMDGANMNAQVGLTSPGFIGADVCHLNLHKTFCIPHGGGGPGMGPIGVAKHLVPFLPGHVFSGSQLSALSSQLGGAVSAAPFGSASILVISWMYIRMMGADGLTRATKFAILNANYIAKRLENHFPVLYKGGNGLVAHECIREFRPWKKHGLEVEDVAKRLMDYGYHAPTMSFPVPGTLMIEPTESETKTELDRFCDVLISIHGEMAAVASGESDKLNNPLKHAPHTAAVVTATEWPHPYSREVAAFPDKWTRASKFWPAVGRIDNVYGDRNLVCSCVGMEAYAQQPAQA